From the Agelaius phoeniceus isolate bAgePho1 chromosome 17, bAgePho1.hap1, whole genome shotgun sequence genome, the window TGTTTCCATCAGTGCTCACCTCCAAAAGCTTCCCTTGGCTTTCAGGGTCAGAAAAAGGACaatttggttttgctttctgAAGCTGTTTTCAGACTTCTGATACAAGCCCAGCTTAGAGCTCCAAGGCAGGTAAAAACATAGACTTTACAGTCTGGATCGTGGTGCCCCTGTCTGCTTCTCTTGCAAACCTGGCCAGGTCACCATGTGTCCCAGCAGAGTTCAGAGCACCAGTGGTAATGTTCTGCCAAGCATTCAAATCATTTATCAAGAGCTGAAGAAGCTCAGGGGAGGGCACAAAACCGAGAAGGGAAGTCGGGGGTTTGCTGTTCTGTATCAAATTGgcaaaaagagatttttaagtCAAATCAGCCCTGTAATATTTTAACACGTATCAGGCTGAAAATAGTGCAGCAGTTTATGGGTAGAAGTGTTACCCTCAAATGAACTTGCACTCTGTTAATAACATCGTCTGCCATTTTTGGCCGTGTTTCTGCTAAGGCCATTAGTAGAGTAAATGATAGATGAGCTGTAGTTTTAAAATTATACCTATTTGAGCTCTTATCCTGCCCATAAGAGGAATATCCTGGAGCTGAAATGTGAGATTCAGTCACAGAGTCACTGTTGAGCTTCCATTTCTGCAGACACTGCAGGTCCCCCCGGATAGGTGATCACAGCTGGCTCTGCATCATTTCCCAAGTGTGAAAAGGAGATGATTGCCATTAGAGCAAGGTGACTCTTCCTTCAGGGCAGGCAGTTTGTGTGGTAAAAGTAATATTGAAATGACAAAAGAGTCTTTAGGGTTTGACTTGTGACTTTACTCCTTTATCTAGAAAGATCCATTGTGATATTCTGATTTCTGATTCAAACCTAGTTCCTCACCATTTTTTGGCTGGCCATTTTGCCTGCTCTGATTTGACAGCTCACATTAGCCATGCTCTCTGGCTAGGAGCCCATATCAAATGGCTGATCAACTTGCCCCTGCACCTTTCATTTACTGGCTAAAGCTCTCACCAATACTTCTAACAATGAAGCCATGGGTAGTGAAACCCTAAGTTGGCCTTATTGAAGTAATTTTCAAGAAACACCATCTCATAGCCTCAGGCTTTCATGGTGCTCACTGGCAGTCTGAGGGAATGATTCTCCTGCCCATGGAACTAACTGTGGAGGGACCATTTGTGGTGTTGTAGGAGATGGGCTGAACTGTGTGTTGGTAAACCTGTGGAAGGTTGAAAGGTGAGGATGGCCAATCTCATTACATAAGGAAATACAGCATCTCCTTTCAAAATCAGCAGAATCTGCTTTGGTAAAGTTCAGTGTCTGACCCATCATGGTCAGTGGGAACTTTAACCATtgctcctcctgcctttcaGATTCACCAAGATGAAGACAGCCACCAACATTTACATCTTTAACCTCGCCCTGGctgacaccctgtgcctgatGACCTTGCCCTTCCAGGGAACAGACACATTCCTGGGCTTCTGGCCCTTTGGCAACGTCCTGTGCAAGATTGCCATCTCCATTGACTACTACAACATGTTCACCAGCACCTTCACGCTGACCATGATGAGCGTGGACCGCTACATCGCCATCTGCCACCCCATCAAAGCCCTGGACATCCGCACGCCCCACAAGGCCAAGGTGGTCAATGTTTGCATCTGGGCACTGGCTTCTGTCTTTGGCATCCCAGCCATGGTGATGGGATCTGCAGAGAACGAGAACAACGGTCAGTAAAACTGCACCCAGCTGGAGGGACACGAGAGCCCAGGGAGAGGGGGGCCAGTTTCATCTGTGGGGTGAAGCTTCTGCTGTAAAATCACCTTAACTCTGCCCTTACCTCTCTGTATCACTGCTGTTGCTTTTCTAGCGTCAAACATGGAATTGTTATGTGAGGAATTGAACATTAAACATAGAATTGTTAtgttaggttggaaaagccctctaagatcatcaagtccaaccattaacctaaCTAACCAAACTAATCCGAATGTGCAGTTGCTCTTCTGCTTGATCTGTGCTTGCTGACCTTCCttcccattttattttttcactcttGCAGAGATTGATTGTCTAATTAAGCTCCCTTCTCCCGTGGACTACTGGGATCCAGTGTTTGGCATCTGCgtctttctcttctcctttaTGATCCCTGTGTTGATCATCACCATTTGCTACAGCCTCATGATCAGGCGGCTCAAGAACGTCCGCGTCCTCTCGGGCTCCAAGGAGAAGGACCGCAACCTGCGGCGCATCACGCGCatggtgctggtggtggtggccATCTTCATCGTTTGCTGGACTCCCATCCAGATTTTCGTGCTGGTGCAGTGCTTGGGAGCCAAGGCAGAGAGCGAGCTGGAGCTGGCCATCTCCTGCTTCTGCACCGCGCTGGGCTACGCCAACAGCAGCCTGAACCCCGTGCTCTACGCCTTCCTGGATGAGAACTTCAAGGCGTGCTTCAAGAAGTTCTGCTTCCCCACCGCCTTCAGGACCGAGCTCCAGATGTCCAACAGGATGTGCAGCATTGCCAAGGATGTGGCCTACGCCTGCAAGAACTCGGAGGGGACTAACAATCCGGCCTGACTAGGCATGGAAATCCCCATGGTGGCTGTCGCCCAGCAGAGTCCGACCACCCCCACGTCAGAACTGACTCAGATAACGGCCCTTTAGCAGGACCCCAAAACTGAGAGGTGAGAAACCAAGGAAACAATTGTGGGGGTTGGGAACACCGGATACTGCGAGAGCACGCAGAGAAAGTGAGCCCACttgatgcatttttaatttccagTGCATCCTGCACTAAGGAACGTGTTTGAAATCAGCCCGCTGATTCCTGCAaaaccctgggggtttgcaacATTATTGAGAGTTTGGGAATTAAGGGTTTAAAATAGGCATTGCTCCTGGGGCttacacttctgctgctgctgggagacaGACAGAATGTGAACTCTTGCattgcttttttcctccctgggtGGAGATGTTAACAGCTCGCCTGGCTCACCAGGCGCTCGTGTGCGGGTTTTCCTCCTGTGCCACCGCTCTGAAATCAGACTTTGCTGCAGCCAAAGTGGGCAGGAGCCATCAGACAAAACCCAAGATCATCTCCAGGATGAGTCATAGTGCAGGGAAggatgcagggagagagaggagggagctgACGGGAAGAGAAATTCAAACTGCCTTGGAAGGACAGCGCCAGCTCCTGCAGATGGGATCTGCAGTGAACCCCCCCCTCTcagaggggaaaagggtggggAGAAGGGACTGTCAGAGCTGATGGTGTAGctctgaagaggaggaagaaaaaagactgAAGAAATGAACACAATTTCTCATTTACATGCTgctactacttttttttttttttaactctgtaTTTCCAGTGTAATAACGGACAGAATGTGTCTGTATATACATGTCTTAGTGGAATAGGTGCAGATACATGGTAGGATTTCACCTTACCAAGCATGCCTTGGGCATCTTCCTCAGTGAGAGGAGGAAAGAATGAAGTGGCCTATAGACACATGTATTTATGTATAGGAAAAGCCATTTTGGAGAAGTCAGAATGGCAGCTCTTCCAGAAGACATGGACATTCCTGGTGGGAGGAGGCAGCCTAAAAGAGTCCCACCTGCTCCACATGGGATAAGTGGGGTACAAACCATACAAAAcctggggttctgtggtttgttttatgtttttaacTGAAATGAGACCCACAATGCCGAAAGCATGTGGGAAATGCTGCCTGGGTACCACCCCTCCTGCCAACCATGGATTGATTTTCCTCTCCCAAAGTAGGCCAGAGCTTTGTGGAAAATGAAATGTCCTGTCATTTCACTtgataacaaaagcttcccCAAAGAGTTTCACCACTTGAGtgccctctgtgctggggagagcagcaggctggggtTGTCCCTGTAGCACAACAGCCCCAGGAAATCTGGGCAGTGGTGCTGATGGGGGAGCAAAGCACCAACCTCCACCTTGGAGATTGGGAGGTCAATTCCAACATGAGAACCAGCAGTGTCACCTGGACTGTACAGATTCCAATGTGGATATATTTCTTGTGCTCTGATCTATGagattctgtatttttaatttattgatTTGCCAATATTTTAATGCTGTCATGTTCTTTCTATATGCTGTACAAAAGAATTGGATGTTATATTTCTATGTAGAGTGTTTCTCTCATGGGTGGGCTTAAAATATAGATGCAATTCCAGTGTTCCATGTGTAGGACCCAGATCCCTTGTAAACTGCTCAAGCTGGGAGGATTTTGATGCTGATTAACATTTGATTGGGAATCTGGATGTGTACCAGAGCAAACTTTGCAATTGGCACTTCCCCATACCAATCTGTAGGGAGGAGGGAATCTGGGCACTTTAAGCACTTTGTAGGGGATGTTAATCCCAGAGCCCTCACCAGGAAATCCCATATAAACCCCAGGCATGTGAAGAACAGCTCCTTGAGAACTGTGCTGCTGGCAAGCTGCATCCATGCCTTTGGAAAACTGGGTTGGGTGGGATGTTTGTGGGTGGTAACAGCACTGGGCAGTGAGAGACCTTGGGTCTGCTCAGCCCCCAGCTGTGGGATGGGGTCTGGGAATGgttggggctggagctgggactgACTGCCAGGCTGTTCTTACCTTTAGGGAGCAGGAGAACATTCATTAGTGGCTGGCCAAGGAACAGCCACACTCCCTTTGTCCTTCTTGGCTGGTTTTTTAAATAGATTTATGTcctctgaaagaaaatataCCAGTGTTTGGCATTTTTTAAATATGGATTTTGTTATAATGACTATGCTGCAACAATCTTACATAATCAAGTACTCAATAAATGTGTGTTTACCAAGCTTTTGGGTATTTCCACAGCCCTTGCAGTGGATGTGTTTTGGCGTTCTGTTCAATGCTCAGTGCAGTTTGTTATAAGAAGAGCAGCAAACACCTGAAAGCAAAACTTTCTTGTACTGTGCCTCTGGAGTTACAGGCTCATGGTCAGCTGGGTGGCTTTAGTGCTGGCTCTGTAATTCCCTCTGGGAGTGGTTGTGTTGGTGTGATTTTTACAACTGCCGCAGTGTAAATGACATTTAGGTGGCTACTTGTGTGCTTtaataaaggaaaattaaaaccCATGTGGTTTGGATGATAATCTGGAAGAGTTTACTGGGTGGATTTGGAATGTCTCAGCCCTGTGGGATCTTTTGTTACTACAGACACAGGCACAGAAGATGTGAAAATTGGGTCCCTGGCTCTTGCAAAGGGCAGCTGTGATGTGTAGCAGGGCAGCGGTGCAGGCAGCTGCCTGCTGTTAGAGGTGAAGTCTGCTGAAGGATGAaaaaagctcttcccacatccTCTCCCCACAATTCCCAGGAGTTATGGGGTTAGGTGTGACCTGGGAGAACAATAAATTGCAGAGCTGTTCTGAAAATAAAGCCAAGGCCATATTCTGTAGGAAAGATGGATCAGACAGTGAGATGTGCAATAAGGAAAGTGCTTTCTCTCTGCAGAGATCAATATTCCTACACAAGCAGGTAAATATCAGGAGAGGGTTTTTTATTAGCAGTGGTGGTTTTcttcttgaaaaagaaaaagcaaattggtgagaaaaaaaatggaaatcctTATTTTTTTCTAGTTCAGTTAATTATAAGTATCCAGGGGTGAGTTCTTACAGCAAGACCATAAACCAAAGTGCTTTATTCAGTATTATGGGATTTATTAATGTACCAAGtattctc encodes:
- the OPRL1 gene encoding nociceptin receptor, with the protein product MDPLFPARIFEDPDLRKLLNDSSMLNLSFLPSNWFNNSTGDGFLPLSIKITIVVVYSIVCIVGLVGNCSVMYVIVRFTKMKTATNIYIFNLALADTLCLMTLPFQGTDTFLGFWPFGNVLCKIAISIDYYNMFTSTFTLTMMSVDRYIAICHPIKALDIRTPHKAKVVNVCIWALASVFGIPAMVMGSAENENNEIDCLIKLPSPVDYWDPVFGICVFLFSFMIPVLIITICYSLMIRRLKNVRVLSGSKEKDRNLRRITRMVLVVVAIFIVCWTPIQIFVLVQCLGAKAESELELAISCFCTALGYANSSLNPVLYAFLDENFKACFKKFCFPTAFRTELQMSNRMCSIAKDVAYACKNSEGTNNPA